A stretch of the Melitaea cinxia chromosome 14, ilMelCinx1.1, whole genome shotgun sequence genome encodes the following:
- the LOC123659816 gene encoding pre-mRNA-splicing factor ATP-dependent RNA helicase PRP16-like, producing MPSICGSPLLRVTSFKYLGHWVTENLGDNKDIDRERRSLSARCNMLARRFARCTEDVKITLFKAFCQSFYTSYSLWTSYSLRAYSDLRVQYNNAFRILLGLPWRCSASLMFAERRVDNFKAIMRKRCASLLKRFRGSHNSILKVFVDRWESPMLRHWIKLHVILKVLKPPDKTAWDDDDDDLKAVRKSSWDFPTPLPKDGPDRYGRSERRPTRDYKGRPYEDSVRATPHKWVSSRRGLDVDDPEWQEAEKKLDRAWYNMGEGETDESDPFAGTSAEYIARKEEQIEKRRNRKVSAARQQIDKDNELWERNRMLTSGVVHAINVNNDLDEESVDRVHLLVHNIVPPFLDGRIVFTKQPEPVIPVKDPTCDMAINARKGSALVKAFREQKERRKAQKKHWKLEGTKIGNIMGIQKQEEEIEDGPTKQAYKYAEHMDKEGQEPESKSDFVRKKTISEQRRFLPVFAVREELMQVIRENNVIIIVGETGSGKTTQLTQYLHEEGYSRRGLIGCTQPRRVAAMSVAKRVSDEMGVRLGEEVGYAIRFEDCTSPNTVIKYMTDGILLREGLREPDLDQYCAVIMDEAHERSLSTDMLFGLLRENNYFFVKFHADKVACTACS from the exons ATGCCATCAATCTGCGGATCACCGCTACTTAGGGTGACCAGCTTTAAGTACTTGGGTCATTGGGTAACCGAAAACTTAGGCGATAATAAGGATATAGACAGGGAGCGAAGGTCACTGTCAGCTCGCTGCAACATGCTGGCTCGCAGATTTGCACGTTGTACAGAAGATGTCAAAATAACTCTTTTTAAAGCCTTCTGCCAATCATTTTATACGTCGTACAGTCTGTGGACCAGCTATAGCTTGCGTGCTTACAGTGACCTCCgcgtacaatacaataatgcgTTCAGGATACTGTTGGGGCTGCCGTGGCGTTGTAGTGCCTCACTGATGTTCGCGGAAAGGCGCGTCGATAACTTTAAAGCCATCATGCGCAAGAGGTGCGCGTCATTACTTAAGCGTTTCCGCGGCAGCCACAATAGTATTCTGAAAGTGTTTGTAGATCGATGGGAGAGTCCTATGCTGCGACATTGGATAAAGCTCCATGTAAT TCTCAAAGTCCTAAAACCACCAGATAAAACTGCATgggacgatgatgatgatgacctaaAAGCAGTCCGTAAATCCAGTTGGGACTTTCCAACACCGTTACCTAAGGATGGACCTGACAGATATGGAAGAAGTGAACGACGTCCTACAAGGGATTATAAGGGAAGGCCATATGAGGATTCAGTTAGGGCTACACCGCATAA ATGGGTTAGTTCACGTCGTGGTTTAGATGTCGACGATCCAGAATGGCAAGAAGCTGAAAAGAAACTGGACAGAGCTTGGTACAATATGGGCGAAG GTGAAACAGACGAATCCGATCCATTCGCTGGAACTAGCGCTGAATACATTGCTCGTAAGGAAGAACAAATAGAAAAGCGACGTAACCGCAAAGTATCTGCAGCAAGACAACAGATAGATAAGGACAATGAGCTGTGGGAAAGAAACAGAATGTTGACAAGTGGTGTCGTACACGCTATCAACGTTAATAATGATTTAGATGAg GAAAGTGTCGATCGAGTACATCTTCTTGTGCATAACATTGTACCGCCATTTTTGGACGGTAGGATTGTATTTACCAAGCAACCAGAGCCTGTTATACcg GTAAAAGATCCAACATGTGACATGGCAATAAACGCGCGGAAGGGTTCAGCGTTAGTGAAGGCTTTCAGAGAGCAAAAAGAACGAAGGAAGGCGCAGAAGAAACATTGGAAATTAGAAGGAACTAAAATTG GTAACATAATGGGTATTCAGAAGCAGGAAGAGGAAATCGAAGACGGTCCAACTAAACAGGCTTACAAGTATGCTGAACATATGGATAAAG AGGGTCAAGAACCAGAATCGAAGTCAGATTTCGTGAGAAAGAAGACGATATCAGAACAGCGTCGTTTCCTACCAGTGTTTGCTGTTCGAGAGGAACTCATGCAAGTCATACGAGAGAATAACGTTATCATTATTGTTG GTGAGACGGGCAGCGGTAAGACGACCCAGCTGACGCAGTACCTGCACGAGGAGGGCTACAGCCGGCGCGGCCTGATCGGCTGCACGCAGCCTCGCCGCGTGGCCGCCATGTCCGTCGCCAAGCGCGTGTCCGACGAGATGGGGGTCCGGCTCG GCGAAGAAGTCGGCTACGCCATTCGCTTCGAAGACTGCACGTCACCGAACACAGTCATCAAGTATATGACGGACGGCATCCTGCTGCGGGAAGGGCTCCGGGAGCCAGATCTGGACCAGTACTGTGCGGTTATCATGGATGAGGCTCACGAGCGCTCTCTGTCTACTGATATGCTGTTCGGGCTGCTTCGGGAG aacaattacttttttgttaaattccacgcggacaaagtcgcgtgTACAGCTTGTagttaa
- the LOC123659687 gene encoding pre-mRNA-splicing factor ATP-dependent RNA helicase PRP16-like yields the protein MSDNEENVHRLEGTSSDAPCGLIIKKKDKPPDFQFAKPSLLGLDKLAAAKRKQNRLISFQNDENDSDDSEDKDEASGPKDRKYRRHNEETPTYTGGLSEQARERMLERLQK from the coding sequence ATGTCGGATAACGAAGAAAATGTACATCGTTTGGAGGGAACCTCATCAGATGCTCCTTGTGGTTTAATCATAAAAAAGAAGGATAAGCCGCCTGATTTTCAATTCGCTAAACCTTCTTTACTAGGTTTAGATAAGTTAGCTGCTGCAAAGCGTAAACAAAATCGTCTTATCTCGTTTCAAAACGATGAAAACGATAGTGATGATTCAGAGGATAAGGATGAAGCCTCAGGTCCTAAAGATCGCAAATACAGACGACATAATGAGGAAACTCCAACGTATACTGGTGGCCTATCTGAGCAGGCCAGGGAACGGATGCTAGAACGGTTGCAAAagtaa
- the LOC123659686 gene encoding uncharacterized protein LOC123659686, with protein sequence MEARFVSCRSFQQIKPPEKSLAPPPTVKGLLSRFGSQAQALFAPKKPRFGSSVAIHKLRESKWFKHEEQNILCAVLESGFILEVRAEDPLPPDSVLSSDYHMYAVAMWKKGKEKTKNPEQIEIYTVQQKGVRKRIIKTTLSAFWKKDSVIRINNVDDKQETPNCEKDIRAKLDMATKSRFERNWHNTLHFVHWCRYGETPQEARMRQISESLKWGNIGMNMGVMLVSQNARGKAKSV encoded by the exons ATGGAAGCCAGGTTCGTGAGCTGCCGGAGTTTCCAGCAGATCAAGCCGCCTGAAAAGAGTTTAGCACCTCCGCCTACGGTGAAGGGGCTGCTGTCTCGCTTCGGGAGCCAAGCTCAAGCTTTATTCGCGCCTAAGAAGCCGCGATTCGGTTCATCGGTTGCGATTCATAAGTTGCGTGAATCGAAGTGGTTCAAACATGAGGAACAGAACATCCTCTGTGCGGTTCTCGAATCCGGATTCATTTTGGAGGTCCGGGCCGAGGACCCTCTGCCGCCTGACTCTGTACTGTCATCGGACTACCACATGTACGCCGTTGCCATGTGGAAGAAGGGTAAAG AAAAAACAAAGAACCCGGAACAGATAGAGATTTACACAGTGCAACAAAAGGGTGTCCGTAAACGTATAATTAAGACAACCTTGAGTGCCTTCTGGAAGAAAGATTCTGTTATAAGAATCAACAACGTTGACGACAAGCAAGAGACGCCCAACTGTGAAAAAGACATCAGGGCAAAG CTTGACATGGCAACAAAATCCAGATTCGAAAGAAACTGGCACAATACCCTGCATTTCGTCCACTGGTGCCGATATGGGGAGACTCCGCAGGAGGCTCGAATGAGACAG ATAAGCGAGTCGCTCAAGTGGGGTAACATCGGCATGAATATGGGTGTGATGCTCGTCAGCCAGAACGCCCGCGGCAAAGCGAAATCAGTCTGA